The proteins below are encoded in one region of Mycobacterium shinjukuense:
- a CDS encoding TetR/AcrR family transcriptional regulator gives MAAQPEPSSAGGRVRGAKSAARPAKLSRESIVDGALTFLDREGWDSLTINALATQLGTKGPSLYNHVDSLEDLRRAVRIRVIDDIITMLNRVGEGRARDDAVLVMAGAYRSYAHHHPGRYSAFTRMPLGGDDPEYTAATRAAAAPVISVLSSYGLDGEQAFYAALEFWSALHGFVLLEMTGVMDDIDTDAVFTDMVLRLAAGMERRTARDGDQPA, from the coding sequence ATGGCAGCTCAGCCGGAGCCATCCTCGGCCGGGGGCCGCGTTCGCGGGGCGAAATCCGCGGCGCGCCCGGCCAAGCTGAGCCGCGAGAGCATCGTCGATGGCGCGCTGACCTTCCTGGACCGTGAGGGTTGGGACTCGCTGACGATCAATGCGCTGGCGACGCAACTGGGGACCAAGGGCCCGTCGCTGTACAACCACGTGGACAGCCTCGAGGATCTGCGCCGTGCGGTGCGCATTCGGGTGATCGACGACATCATCACGATGCTGAACAGGGTCGGCGAGGGCCGCGCCCGCGATGACGCGGTGTTGGTCATGGCCGGCGCCTACCGCAGCTATGCCCACCACCATCCCGGTCGGTACTCGGCGTTCACCCGGATGCCTCTGGGCGGTGATGACCCCGAATACACCGCCGCGACCCGAGCTGCAGCCGCACCGGTCATCTCGGTGTTGTCGTCCTACGGCCTCGACGGCGAGCAGGCCTTTTACGCCGCGCTGGAATTCTGGTCGGCACTGCACGGGTTCGTGTTGCTCGAAATGACCGGTGTCATGGACGACATCGACACCGATGCCGTGTTCACCGACATGGTGCTGCGGTTGGCCGCGGGCATGGAACGGCGCACCGCGCGCGACGGCGATCAGCCGGCTTGA